From a single Candidatus Defluviilinea gracilis genomic region:
- a CDS encoding DUF4445 domain-containing protein yields MSQKHTIILQPSGRRGQVDEGTSVRTAARELGVEIESICAENATCGKCLVLIEEGRFEKYNIDSQQANLSPVGVEERAYLERRPKLLKDKGWKIGQVRLSCQSKILGDVLINVPEESRGNKQIVRKSASNRPIEIKPAIRKYLVTMTPPNLERPIADWERLAKGLETSMQLVRGVDAKVPRWFDMNIDYQCLRTLSKTLRDAKWSVTVTVWNDKEVIAVQGGYHEESYGAAVDIGSTTVALYLCNLRTGELLAAESEMNPQIVYGEDVMSRIQYAIEHPDGLDKLHKAIISTLNKLLSKAAHEAKIKLTEILEMVLVGNSTMHHVLLNLHPKDLGLAPFVPTIHKSVDIKARELGLHINPSGNIHVLPTIASFVGADTSAMILAEEPHKQDENWLLIDVGTNAELVLGNRKRLVCTSTPTGPALEGAHVEYGMRAAPGAMERIVIDETTLEPKYRVIGVEGWNTDHAEFKGQVKGICGSAIIDGVAELFRAGIVDSRGKFKKNLESKRVRQGESGWEYVIAWTEETSIGRDIPITQQDVRQIQLAKAALFTAARTLLKRFGLQDPDKVILAGGFGSFIDKEKAMLIGLIPDCDLENVYAVGNAAGDGARIALLNIEKRNEIDSVTRNVERFELPTDPDFQNQFMLATSFPHMSEPFPHIAHLIPNRVVDPMAKNFMK; encoded by the coding sequence ATGAGCCAAAAGCACACCATCATCCTCCAACCTTCTGGCAGACGCGGACAAGTGGACGAAGGCACGTCCGTACGCACTGCCGCACGTGAGTTGGGCGTGGAGATCGAATCCATTTGCGCGGAGAATGCCACGTGCGGCAAGTGCTTGGTGCTGATCGAGGAAGGTCGCTTCGAGAAGTACAACATCGACTCGCAACAAGCCAACCTCTCCCCTGTTGGCGTGGAAGAACGCGCCTATCTCGAACGCAGACCGAAGTTGTTGAAAGACAAAGGCTGGAAAATCGGACAAGTCCGTTTATCGTGCCAGTCGAAGATTCTCGGCGATGTGTTGATCAACGTCCCCGAAGAGAGTCGCGGCAACAAGCAGATCGTCCGCAAGAGTGCGAGCAACCGCCCGATTGAGATCAAGCCAGCGATCCGAAAATATCTGGTGACGATGACTCCGCCCAATCTCGAACGCCCCATCGCGGACTGGGAACGTCTCGCCAAGGGACTCGAAACGTCCATGCAATTGGTTCGCGGCGTGGACGCGAAGGTCCCGCGTTGGTTTGACATGAACATAGATTATCAGTGTTTGCGAACGCTATCGAAAACTCTGCGCGACGCGAAGTGGAGCGTCACAGTCACGGTATGGAATGACAAAGAAGTGATCGCCGTTCAGGGAGGCTACCATGAGGAAAGTTATGGCGCGGCAGTGGACATCGGCTCGACGACGGTCGCGTTGTATCTTTGCAATTTACGAACAGGAGAGTTGCTCGCGGCTGAATCCGAGATGAATCCACAGATCGTGTACGGCGAAGACGTGATGTCGCGGATTCAATACGCGATCGAGCATCCCGACGGCTTGGACAAATTGCACAAAGCGATCATCTCCACGTTGAATAAGTTGTTGAGTAAAGCCGCACATGAAGCCAAGATCAAGTTGACCGAAATCCTTGAGATGGTGTTGGTCGGAAATTCAACGATGCACCACGTTTTGTTGAACCTGCATCCGAAAGATTTAGGGCTGGCGCCGTTTGTGCCCACCATACACAAATCGGTGGACATCAAAGCGCGCGAGTTGGGATTGCATATCAACCCATCGGGGAATATTCATGTTCTGCCGACCATCGCATCCTTTGTCGGCGCGGACACGAGCGCGATGATCCTTGCGGAGGAACCGCACAAACAGGATGAAAACTGGTTATTGATTGACGTTGGCACGAACGCGGAACTCGTGCTTGGGAATCGCAAGCGGCTCGTCTGCACATCCACGCCGACGGGTCCCGCCCTCGAAGGCGCGCATGTTGAATATGGAATGCGAGCCGCGCCTGGCGCAATGGAACGTATCGTCATTGACGAGACTACGCTTGAACCGAAGTACAGAGTCATCGGCGTCGAAGGTTGGAACACGGATCACGCCGAGTTCAAAGGTCAAGTCAAAGGGATATGCGGATCCGCCATCATTGATGGAGTGGCAGAATTATTTCGGGCAGGGATCGTCGATTCGAGGGGCAAGTTCAAGAAGAACTTAGAGTCGAAGCGTGTTCGACAGGGCGAGTCAGGCTGGGAGTATGTGATCGCTTGGACGGAGGAGACCTCCATCGGACGCGACATCCCAATTACACAACAGGATGTGCGGCAGATCCAATTGGCGAAAGCCGCGTTGTTCACCGCCGCGCGCACGTTGTTGAAACGGTTTGGTTTGCAAGACCCCGATAAAGTTATTTTGGCGGGCGGGTTCGGAAGTTTTATTGATAAAGAGAAGGCAATGCTCATCGGGCTGATCCCCGATTGCGACTTGGAAAATGTGTACGCGGTCGGCAATGCGGCGGGCGATGGCGCGCGCATCGCGTTGTTGAACATCGAGAAGCGGAATGAAATCGATTCGGTCACGCGCAACGTCGAGCGATTCGAATTGCCCACCGACCCCGATTTTCAAAATCAGTTCATGCTCGCCACGAGTTTCCCGCACATGAGCGAGCCATTTCCGCATATCGCGCATTTGATTCCCAATCGCGTGGTTGACCCGATGGCGAAGAATTTTATGAAGTGA